The following proteins are co-located in the Sporosarcina pasteurii genome:
- a CDS encoding S8 family serine peptidase, with protein sequence MGRDKSIRFFSSLLAFFMVFTLLTPGFASAKTETTLKKSSVPNESIMQMKQAIVEQDQLLQQEPRLHRDLEKEKGQHDVEVIIQLSEESIALSEGKKKVKDLPFTASERAKAQQKVNAQQKQVKQEMKLKKLLIKEGYTFETVLNGFSATVKADDLKKLLDIKGVTLVEPVVEVHAFEGTSVNENGQVSPAMDTSQSFLGIEKIWNKGFKGEGIKVGVLDTGIDYHHPEFEGIYKGGWNFIPHDSGYAKPRADDDPYETTPSERPSDRSEFNANGSSFYTSHGTHVAGTIAALGNNEYGISGLAPAVELYAYRVLGAYGSGTNAGVIAGINKSVEDGMDVINLSLGGGNNSSTTADTIAINNAMLAGTVAISATGNSGPNRGTIGTPAAAALGIAVGNTTNPEAMYDANVSITAGDYTNISNISLMGTTYGVDLEKQLAGEFEVVAVPGVGQPSDFEGLDVDGKVALISRGEIPFVDKIAAAKEAGAVATFIHNFGGGTGAPGPSDVFLGDDFEFIPSFDMSQTEGDALREALASNRGTVTFSDFNVDYTTGDEVNNSSSRGPTTPHFDIKPDVSAPGTNIMSTIPMYGKENPDADYAKAFTRKTGTSMATPHVAGVAALILNANPDWNAFDVKVALSNTAKVLDTDKYDVFAQGPGRVQPYEAAFPNALAYALDTVVSDGEEVDNTKGTVTFGHLPQVSEEDVSVTKQIHVKKLSGNASDYEVSVEVTKAFGDAKVTVDQSTFTLNGEQLLNVTLDAPKSEAPAGSELLGYIHITDGETNLSLPFAADFSPVAEAKSGIENFELSGYDVSFHPDSKGDPVRLSFDLHNNVLFNYIELWDFFDPSGGYYGDGYIGYLHAGDFLAAGSYYLDIDGQYAPWGGNGLETIPDGAYTVDFTGLNIDEHGDEIIFDWDGPFFVKSTQSKIESAEAHIAEESTYAFTGTVIDNYIKYSRDGFGYDVNTKLSTTFEAKDAAGNVISSGPVNLAQDGSFAFDVTGLVNGDNTVTIFVDDAAGNSAEASFVVAYNKYVVSPDEIESQIGNDTEEIVIAVPAFDDALNIEINEAIVDTIVKSKADLVVESGNGFSFDLDKKVIEKLLKGTDGTLTIALTKEDATEEGAISDVYAFNFVTGEGSVIDIGKEKIDVSIPVDVSNVEKTNKLTVLDLENNRTYKLEYKDGVATFKADGPGVFVAVN encoded by the coding sequence TTGGGGAGAGACAAATCGATCAGGTTCTTTAGTAGTTTATTAGCTTTCTTCATGGTGTTTACGCTTCTAACGCCAGGATTTGCTTCAGCAAAAACAGAAACTACGCTGAAAAAGTCATCTGTACCGAATGAAAGTATTATGCAGATGAAACAGGCGATTGTTGAGCAAGATCAATTACTGCAACAGGAGCCTAGACTACATCGTGATTTAGAAAAGGAAAAGGGGCAGCATGATGTAGAAGTCATCATTCAACTTTCGGAAGAATCGATTGCTTTATCGGAAGGGAAAAAGAAAGTGAAGGATCTTCCGTTTACTGCATCCGAACGGGCAAAAGCGCAACAAAAAGTAAATGCGCAACAAAAGCAAGTTAAGCAAGAAATGAAATTAAAGAAACTGCTTATTAAAGAAGGATATACTTTTGAAACGGTTCTAAATGGTTTTTCCGCAACCGTCAAAGCAGACGACCTTAAGAAACTGTTAGACATTAAAGGGGTAACCCTTGTCGAGCCGGTTGTGGAAGTTCATGCTTTCGAAGGCACTTCCGTAAATGAAAATGGACAAGTAAGTCCGGCAATGGATACAAGTCAATCATTCTTAGGGATTGAAAAAATTTGGAACAAAGGATTTAAAGGGGAAGGCATTAAAGTAGGGGTTCTAGATACAGGAATCGACTATCATCACCCTGAGTTTGAAGGCATCTACAAAGGGGGATGGAACTTTATTCCCCATGATTCGGGTTATGCAAAACCACGTGCTGATGACGATCCTTATGAAACAACGCCATCTGAGCGTCCAAGTGATAGGTCTGAATTTAACGCAAATGGCAGCTCGTTTTACACATCTCACGGAACGCACGTAGCGGGTACGATTGCGGCCCTTGGGAACAATGAATACGGTATTTCGGGACTAGCACCAGCAGTTGAACTATACGCATACCGTGTACTTGGTGCTTACGGCAGTGGTACGAATGCCGGCGTCATTGCAGGAATTAATAAATCAGTAGAAGATGGAATGGACGTCATTAACTTATCTTTAGGCGGTGGAAATAACTCTTCTACGACTGCAGATACGATTGCGATTAACAACGCGATGCTAGCAGGAACTGTAGCAATTTCCGCAACAGGAAACTCTGGTCCGAACCGCGGTACAATTGGAACGCCAGCAGCGGCGGCGCTTGGGATTGCTGTTGGAAACACAACAAATCCTGAAGCCATGTACGATGCAAATGTATCTATTACAGCAGGTGATTATACAAACATATCTAACATTAGCTTAATGGGAACTACGTACGGCGTTGATCTTGAAAAACAACTTGCGGGAGAGTTTGAAGTCGTTGCAGTTCCAGGAGTTGGACAGCCTTCTGATTTTGAGGGGCTTGACGTAGATGGAAAAGTAGCACTTATTTCCCGTGGAGAAATTCCATTTGTTGATAAGATTGCTGCAGCAAAAGAAGCGGGCGCTGTGGCAACGTTTATCCACAACTTCGGCGGTGGTACGGGCGCACCTGGACCATCTGATGTTTTCCTAGGGGATGATTTCGAATTTATCCCATCCTTCGATATGTCTCAAACAGAAGGGGATGCATTACGTGAAGCACTTGCATCAAACAGAGGAACAGTTACATTTTCAGATTTTAACGTAGATTATACAACGGGCGATGAAGTAAATAATTCAAGTTCACGTGGTCCCACAACACCACATTTTGATATTAAACCTGACGTATCTGCACCAGGGACAAACATTATGTCGACCATTCCGATGTATGGAAAAGAAAATCCAGATGCAGATTATGCTAAAGCCTTTACGCGTAAAACAGGAACGTCGATGGCAACACCACATGTTGCAGGGGTTGCAGCACTAATTTTAAATGCAAATCCAGACTGGAATGCATTTGATGTAAAAGTCGCGCTATCTAATACAGCAAAAGTATTAGATACTGATAAATATGATGTATTCGCACAAGGACCTGGACGTGTTCAGCCATATGAGGCGGCATTCCCGAATGCGCTTGCTTATGCGCTAGATACGGTCGTATCTGACGGCGAAGAAGTGGACAACACAAAAGGAACAGTCACATTTGGACATCTTCCTCAAGTGTCGGAAGAGGATGTTTCAGTAACGAAACAAATTCATGTGAAAAAACTATCCGGTAACGCAAGTGATTACGAGGTATCTGTAGAAGTAACGAAAGCATTTGGCGATGCGAAAGTTACGGTTGATCAATCAACATTTACGCTAAACGGTGAACAGCTGCTAAACGTCACGCTTGATGCGCCAAAATCGGAGGCGCCAGCAGGAAGTGAACTTCTTGGGTATATTCACATTACTGACGGCGAAACGAATTTATCATTGCCATTTGCAGCTGATTTTTCACCGGTCGCGGAAGCGAAATCTGGCATCGAAAACTTCGAACTTTCGGGTTACGATGTATCCTTCCATCCAGATAGCAAAGGAGACCCAGTTCGATTATCATTCGATTTGCACAATAATGTTTTATTCAACTACATTGAGCTATGGGATTTCTTTGATCCATCCGGCGGTTACTATGGCGATGGGTATATCGGGTATCTACATGCCGGCGATTTCTTAGCAGCTGGTAGTTATTACTTGGATATTGATGGTCAATATGCGCCTTGGGGAGGTAATGGTTTAGAAACGATTCCAGACGGTGCATACACAGTAGACTTTACTGGGCTAAATATTGACGAGCATGGAGATGAGATAATTTTTGATTGGGATGGACCGTTCTTTGTAAAGAGTACCCAATCTAAGATTGAATCAGCCGAAGCACATATTGCGGAAGAATCAACTTACGCATTTACAGGAACAGTCATTGACAACTATATCAAATACTCACGCGATGGATTTGGCTATGATGTCAATACAAAACTATCGACAACATTCGAAGCAAAAGATGCTGCAGGTAACGTCATCTCAAGCGGACCTGTGAATCTTGCACAAGATGGTTCATTCGCTTTCGACGTAACTGGACTTGTTAACGGTGATAACACAGTGACAATTTTCGTTGACGACGCGGCAGGCAACAGTGCTGAAGCTAGCTTTGTCGTTGCGTATAACAAATACGTTGTTTCCCCAGATGAAATCGAAAGTCAAATTGGAAATGATACAGAAGAAATCGTAATTGCTGTTCCAGCATTTGACGATGCGCTGAACATTGAAATCAACGAAGCAATTGTCGATACGATTGTGAAATCAAAAGCGGATCTAGTCGTTGAAAGCGGTAATGGATTCTCATTCGACCTTGATAAAAAAGTGATTGAGAAACTGTTGAAAGGAACAGATGGTACATTAACAATTGCGCTTACAAAAGAAGATGCGACGGAAGAAGGAGCAATTTCCGATGTTTACGCATTCAACTTTGTCACTGGTGAAGGTTCTGTTATTGACATCGGCAAAGAAAAGATTGATGTAAGCATCCCAGTCGACGTTTCAAATGTTGAGAAAACAAACAAACTGACAGTCCTAGACCTTGAGAATAATCGCACGTACAAATTGGAATATAAAGATGGCGTAGCAACGTTCAAGGCTGATGGACCAGGTGTATTTGTTGCAGTCAATTAA
- a CDS encoding SDR family NAD(P)-dependent oxidoreductase — translation MDYQKLFSLEGKTALITGGARGLGKAMAEALAQAGANIVIVDMEAASAEKAAKELASFGTKTLGLEVDVTNELQVHKAIDRVVSDFNELNIVINNAGICQKISIEDQSLEDWKKTMDVNVNGVFLISKYAGKQMKVQGGGSIINIASMSSFIANTEAQCAYNASKAAVAMMTKCMASEWVNDNIRVNAIAPGYMKTDMTKPIFAPGGELAHVLDMVPMKRLGEPHELGGLAIYLASEASSFVTGSSFVVDGGYTIW, via the coding sequence ATGGATTATCAGAAATTATTTAGTTTAGAAGGAAAAACAGCACTCATAACTGGCGGTGCTAGAGGGCTAGGGAAAGCAATGGCCGAGGCATTAGCGCAAGCTGGCGCGAATATTGTGATTGTGGATATGGAAGCTGCAAGCGCAGAAAAAGCAGCGAAAGAATTGGCATCTTTCGGTACGAAAACGCTTGGCCTTGAAGTAGATGTTACAAATGAATTGCAAGTACATAAAGCGATTGATCGAGTAGTAAGCGATTTCAATGAACTGAATATCGTAATCAACAATGCGGGGATTTGCCAAAAAATCAGCATAGAAGATCAAAGTTTGGAAGACTGGAAGAAAACAATGGATGTGAACGTGAATGGTGTTTTTCTAATCTCCAAATACGCAGGGAAACAAATGAAAGTGCAGGGCGGTGGATCAATCATCAACATTGCTTCCATGTCCAGTTTTATTGCGAATACAGAAGCGCAATGTGCATATAATGCGTCGAAAGCAGCGGTTGCAATGATGACGAAATGCATGGCTTCCGAATGGGTCAATGACAATATTCGTGTAAATGCCATTGCGCCAGGTTATATGAAAACCGATATGACAAAACCAATATTTGCACCAGGGGGCGAGCTTGCACATGTACTTGATATGGTTCCGATGAAACGATTAGGGGAACCGCATGAACTTGGCGGATTGGCAATTTATCTCGCTTCCGAAGCGTCTTCTTTCGTTACAGGATCGTCTTTTGTTGTTGATGGCGGTTATACAATTTGGTAG
- a CDS encoding DeoR/GlpR family DNA-binding transcription regulator, with amino-acid sequence MQKMFAPERRNIILDKLTEQKRVTIKELSKLIKVSEATLRTDLTKMEEEGLLKRTHGGAILEEQLDNDTSFSIRQQKNRTEKSAIAKEALSLLSSGQCIMLDASSTALELARLLNGENLRLTVVTNGINTALELNNHPNITVILLGGIVKKGSYALEGNLGLSILNQIHIDIMFTSASGFSIESGLTDFSMYEVELKKSVVEASNKIVALLDHTKLDKNSIASFATTDEIDMIITDAEMSAEYVETLTNRQIEIMTTNIQSV; translated from the coding sequence ATGCAAAAGATGTTTGCTCCAGAAAGACGGAATATCATTTTAGATAAACTGACAGAACAAAAACGTGTCACCATTAAAGAACTGTCAAAACTTATCAAAGTATCTGAAGCAACTTTACGGACAGATTTAACGAAGATGGAAGAAGAAGGTCTCTTAAAAAGAACTCACGGTGGCGCAATTTTAGAAGAACAATTGGATAACGACACAAGCTTCTCTATTCGCCAACAAAAAAATCGTACAGAAAAATCCGCCATTGCGAAAGAAGCATTGTCGCTTCTATCTAGCGGTCAATGCATTATGCTTGACGCAAGTTCAACAGCTTTGGAGTTGGCCAGATTATTAAATGGCGAGAACTTACGCTTAACCGTTGTAACAAACGGAATTAATACCGCACTTGAATTGAACAATCATCCCAATATTACAGTAATTCTACTAGGCGGCATTGTTAAGAAAGGTTCCTATGCATTGGAAGGAAATCTTGGACTCAGTATTCTTAATCAAATCCATATTGATATCATGTTTACTTCCGCGAGTGGATTTTCGATTGAATCAGGTCTTACCGACTTCAGTATGTATGAAGTTGAACTAAAAAAATCAGTCGTAGAAGCTTCCAATAAAATTGTCGCTTTACTGGATCATACAAAGTTAGATAAGAATTCCATTGCTTCATTTGCGACAACAGATGAAATCGATATGATTATTACAGACGCAGAAATGTCAGCAGAATACGTGGAAACACTAACTAATCGACAAATTGAAATTATGACCACTAATATTCAAAGCGTATAA
- a CDS encoding alcohol dehydrogenase catalytic domain-containing protein, which produces MCTTNQATKIKEAELNIPKTMKAVVAYEPGDYRLEEVAVPEIGEGEILVKVEACGICAGDLKAFDGAPSFWGDETQPAYIKAPMIPGHEFIGHVVALGEGVKGDFEIGDRVISEQIVPCWDCRFCKRGEYWMCQKHDLYGFQSNVNGAMAEYMKFTKEAINYKVPEDLPIEKAILIEPYACSYHAVERAQIKLGDVVVLAGAGTLGLGMIGAIKKSGPEKLIVLDLFDDRLEKAKEFGADMVLNPLRDDVDAIVKELTDGYGCDVYIEATGAQKSVEQGLNMIRKLGIFVEFSVFKDPVTVDWSIISDRKELDVLGSHLGPYCYEPVIKGISNGDLPTEGVVTHEFPLEDFKKGFDLVRSGADSLKVILNPNM; this is translated from the coding sequence ATGTGTACAACAAATCAAGCGACAAAAATAAAAGAAGCAGAATTGAACATTCCTAAAACGATGAAGGCGGTTGTTGCGTATGAGCCAGGCGATTATCGTCTTGAAGAAGTCGCAGTCCCTGAAATCGGCGAAGGAGAAATTTTAGTTAAAGTAGAAGCTTGTGGAATTTGTGCTGGAGACTTGAAAGCTTTTGACGGCGCACCAAGTTTTTGGGGAGACGAAACGCAACCCGCATACATAAAAGCACCAATGATTCCAGGACATGAATTCATTGGACATGTTGTTGCACTTGGAGAAGGAGTTAAAGGTGATTTTGAAATTGGCGATCGCGTCATTTCTGAACAGATTGTACCTTGCTGGGATTGCCGTTTTTGTAAACGCGGCGAATACTGGATGTGTCAAAAACATGACCTTTATGGATTCCAAAGTAACGTAAACGGTGCGATGGCCGAGTATATGAAATTTACAAAAGAAGCGATTAACTATAAAGTTCCTGAGGATCTTCCAATTGAAAAGGCGATTTTAATCGAGCCTTATGCATGTTCTTATCATGCAGTAGAACGTGCACAAATTAAACTTGGTGATGTAGTAGTGCTTGCTGGAGCTGGGACGCTTGGCCTCGGTATGATTGGTGCGATTAAAAAATCAGGTCCTGAGAAACTGATTGTCCTTGATTTATTTGATGATCGTCTCGAAAAAGCGAAGGAATTCGGTGCGGATATGGTGTTAAACCCATTACGTGATGATGTTGACGCGATTGTAAAAGAATTGACGGATGGGTACGGTTGCGACGTTTATATTGAAGCAACTGGTGCACAAAAGTCAGTAGAACAAGGTTTAAACATGATTCGTAAATTAGGAATATTTGTAGAGTTCAGTGTATTTAAGGACCCTGTAACAGTTGACTGGAGCATTATTAGTGACCGGAAAGAATTAGATGTACTCGGTTCTCACCTTGGCCCTTATTGTTATGAGCCGGTGATTAAAGGAATTTCTAATGGAGACTTGCCAACTGAAGGCGTCGTTACACATGAATTTCCACTAGAAGATTTCAAAAAAGGATTCGATTTAGTAAGAAGCGGCGCGGATTCATTGAAAGTAATCCTAAACCCGAACATGTAA
- a CDS encoding MFS transporter: MNQGLLGKLGLDTKMAVGFLGVLLFMMGDGLELGWLSSYLIDNGLSMQQSALLFSVYGFAVAIAAWFSGVLAEVMGPKKVMTIGLILFVVGTLIFLLVGIPTMNLAIMIPTYSLRGLGYPLFAYSFLVWLSYYAPQERLGTAVGWFWVSFAAGLNVLGAYYSSFALPYLGEMKTLWSALIFVAIGAFLAIYLNKDDGSNRRTFESKLDMFKYISKGITIAFERPKVGLGGIVRTINTAGAYGLVVFLPAFMMDVGFTRTEWLQIYGALWTSNVVFNLIWGMVGDRFGWRNTVMWFGGVGCAVTILGLYYVPFFLGPNYIATTIMAIIFGACVAAFVPLSALMPSLAPENRGAAMSVLNLGAGLSTFVGPAIVGLFIGTVGTVGILWIYSSLYVVSAILMVFVTLPKESKEKVKAVKIPAVQ, encoded by the coding sequence ATGAATCAGGGTTTATTAGGAAAACTCGGTTTGGATACCAAAATGGCAGTTGGATTTTTAGGTGTTTTGCTCTTTATGATGGGTGATGGACTAGAGTTAGGTTGGCTGTCCTCCTATCTGATTGATAATGGCTTATCGATGCAACAGTCAGCGCTGTTGTTTAGTGTTTACGGTTTTGCCGTTGCAATTGCGGCATGGTTTTCAGGTGTACTCGCAGAAGTGATGGGGCCCAAAAAGGTTATGACAATTGGACTGATTTTATTTGTGGTCGGCACGTTGATTTTTCTACTTGTCGGGATACCAACAATGAACCTTGCGATCATGATTCCAACATATTCTTTACGTGGACTAGGCTATCCTTTATTTGCTTATTCGTTCCTTGTTTGGCTGTCTTACTATGCACCGCAGGAAAGACTTGGAACAGCTGTCGGATGGTTTTGGGTTTCGTTTGCGGCTGGATTAAATGTACTAGGTGCTTACTATTCAAGTTTTGCTCTCCCATATTTAGGTGAGATGAAAACACTTTGGAGTGCATTGATTTTTGTAGCAATTGGTGCTTTCTTGGCGATTTATTTAAATAAAGACGATGGTAGCAATAGAAGAACATTTGAATCGAAATTGGACATGTTCAAATACATTTCTAAAGGAATTACGATTGCATTTGAGCGACCTAAAGTAGGCTTGGGTGGAATTGTGCGAACGATTAATACTGCAGGTGCATATGGCTTAGTTGTATTCTTACCTGCATTTATGATGGATGTTGGCTTCACGCGAACAGAATGGCTCCAAATCTATGGTGCACTGTGGACAAGTAATGTTGTTTTTAACTTAATTTGGGGAATGGTTGGCGATCGATTTGGTTGGCGAAATACCGTTATGTGGTTTGGTGGAGTTGGTTGTGCCGTCACAATCTTGGGGCTTTACTATGTTCCGTTCTTCCTAGGACCAAATTATATTGCAACGACGATCATGGCAATTATTTTTGGTGCATGTGTTGCAGCATTCGTCCCGCTGTCCGCGCTAATGCCGTCACTTGCTCCGGAAAACAGAGGAGCGGCTATGTCCGTCTTGAATTTAGGTGCAGGTCTAAGTACGTTTGTTGGTCCGGCAATTGTTGGGTTGTTTATCGGTACAGTTGGAACAGTCGGTATTCTTTGGATTTATTCAAGTCTCTATGTTGTTAGTGCGATCTTAATGGTTTTTGTTACTTTGCCAAAAGAGAGCAAGGAAAAGGTGAAAGCTGTAAAAATACCAGCGGTTCAATAG
- a CDS encoding RpiB/LacA/LacB family sugar-phosphate isomerase, with the protein MKIGLGSDHNAYEMKEDLKRYIEDLGHEVVDYGSQDNCTEVDYPEVAFEVSDGINRGTLDRAILVCGTGLGMAIAACKVPGIRAVTAHDTYSAERARKSNNAQVLTMGAKVIGIEAAMKVVEMYLQSDFPGGNSARKVQQIMDKELEYLQGTGSNA; encoded by the coding sequence ATGAAAATAGGTTTAGGTTCTGACCATAATGCTTATGAAATGAAAGAAGATTTGAAGAGATATATAGAAGATCTAGGACATGAGGTAGTAGATTACGGTTCACAAGATAACTGTACAGAAGTGGATTATCCTGAAGTTGCGTTTGAGGTTTCTGATGGAATTAATCGTGGAACATTAGACCGTGCAATTCTAGTATGCGGAACGGGACTTGGTATGGCAATCGCTGCATGTAAGGTTCCAGGAATTCGTGCAGTTACAGCACATGATACATATTCTGCAGAACGTGCACGGAAAAGTAACAATGCGCAAGTGTTGACGATGGGCGCCAAAGTCATTGGGATTGAAGCTGCGATGAAGGTTGTGGAAATGTATTTGCAGTCGGACTTCCCGGGAGGAAATTCAGCAAGAAAAGTGCAACAAATTATGGATAAAGAACTAGAGTACTTACAAGGAACGGGGAGTAACGCGTGA
- a CDS encoding dihydroxyacetone kinase subunit DhaK: MKKLINNPTYVVEEMIEGYVKAHPHHVKLLAENARSIVTAKVTRDGKVGVLIGGGSGHEPAFMGYVGEGMADGVAVGNIFASPPPDPILEATKAIDKGEGVVYIYGNYAGDLMNFGMAAELADLESGIKVGSVIVTDDVASAPKEEKEKRRGIAGEFFVTKAAGAAADKGFSFDDVVRIAQKANDYTRTMGVGLSPCSLPQTGKPSFELEENEMEIGLGHHGEPGIEKGELQPADQVVDRLVNDILEDMPIESGAKVAVLVNGLGSTTRMELYIMYRRVEQLLTEKGIEIHRSYVGDYSTSLEMGGASVSIMNLDEELAELVDYPADCPMYVQK, encoded by the coding sequence GTGAAAAAACTAATAAATAATCCGACGTATGTTGTTGAGGAAATGATTGAAGGTTATGTAAAAGCGCATCCGCACCACGTAAAATTATTGGCTGAAAATGCTCGTTCAATTGTTACGGCTAAAGTGACGCGTGATGGAAAAGTTGGTGTTTTAATTGGAGGCGGTTCAGGACATGAGCCGGCATTCATGGGCTATGTAGGAGAAGGAATGGCAGATGGCGTAGCTGTTGGAAACATTTTTGCTTCTCCGCCACCAGATCCAATTTTGGAAGCGACAAAAGCAATTGATAAAGGTGAAGGTGTCGTCTATATTTACGGAAACTATGCAGGAGATCTTATGAATTTCGGGATGGCTGCGGAACTTGCAGATCTTGAAAGCGGTATTAAGGTCGGATCTGTTATTGTAACGGATGATGTTGCATCTGCACCGAAAGAAGAAAAAGAAAAGCGTCGCGGCATCGCTGGTGAATTTTTTGTCACGAAAGCAGCGGGTGCAGCAGCTGATAAAGGATTTAGTTTTGATGATGTTGTTCGCATCGCGCAAAAAGCGAATGATTATACGCGAACAATGGGTGTAGGTCTTTCTCCATGTTCACTTCCTCAAACAGGAAAGCCAAGTTTTGAACTTGAGGAAAATGAAATGGAAATCGGTCTAGGTCATCATGGTGAACCGGGAATTGAAAAAGGAGAATTACAACCTGCTGACCAAGTTGTAGATCGCCTTGTAAACGATATTTTAGAAGATATGCCGATTGAATCAGGAGCAAAGGTAGCGGTTCTTGTGAACGGCCTAGGTTCAACGACAAGAATGGAACTATATATTATGTATAGACGTGTCGAGCAACTATTGACTGAAAAAGGCATCGAGATTCACCGTTCATACGTGGGAGATTACAGTACTTCACTTGAAATGGGCGGGGCATCTGTATCAATTATGAACTTGGACGAAGAGTTGGCAGAGTTGGTTGATTACCCGGCAGACTGCCCAATGTACGTGCAGAAATAA
- the dhaL gene encoding dihydroxyacetone kinase subunit DhaL yields MTMTADQFKNFLHNVVTMIEEQKDYLCELDRKLGDGDHGVTMSIGWQAVNEKLNGELKDEEDCGKIAIMAGRTFLSAVGSSVGPLYATGFMRGAKSFQGKSEVNDEELKDFWVAFVEGIKERGQAEVGDKTMVDTLQPALESLQANFEKTENFGESFKEAVAAANEGMESTKDILSKRGRSSRLGERSLGTIDPGAASSFMILETFLKTIESVQTA; encoded by the coding sequence ATGACCATGACAGCAGATCAATTCAAAAACTTTTTACACAATGTCGTAACGATGATTGAAGAACAAAAAGACTATTTATGTGAGTTAGATCGTAAACTTGGTGATGGAGATCACGGCGTTACAATGTCAATCGGCTGGCAAGCAGTGAATGAGAAACTGAACGGCGAACTGAAAGATGAAGAAGACTGCGGAAAAATTGCCATTATGGCAGGACGAACATTTTTAAGTGCAGTTGGATCATCCGTTGGTCCGCTTTATGCAACAGGCTTCATGAGAGGTGCAAAATCTTTCCAAGGAAAGTCAGAGGTCAACGACGAAGAATTGAAAGACTTTTGGGTTGCATTTGTAGAAGGCATTAAAGAACGAGGACAAGCTGAAGTTGGAGACAAAACAATGGTAGACACACTTCAACCAGCGTTAGAAAGCTTACAAGCTAATTTTGAGAAAACCGAAAACTTCGGTGAGTCTTTTAAAGAAGCGGTTGCTGCTGCAAATGAAGGCATGGAATCTACAAAAGATATCTTGTCTAAACGCGGAAGATCTAGCCGCCTAGGCGAACGTTCTCTCGGAACAATCGATCCAGGCGCTGCATCCTCTTTCATGATTTTAGAAACATTTTTAAAGACCATAGAGTCTGTCCAAACTGCGTAA
- the glpX gene encoding class II fructose-bisphosphatase — MVECKTSDIQALSREFVTVAQKAATAVYPWIGRGNKEMADGAATKAMRAHMNHLTMDARIVIGEGEMDEAPMLYIGEKLGTGDGAPVDIAVDPVEGTNLVAKGMDHSLAVIAVAERGTLLHAPDMYMEKIAVGPKAKGCIDLNLPLSENMKAVAQALGKDVSELTVMIQDRPRHNHLFKQVFAAGAKVQMFSDVDITGAIATAIDELDIDMLVGTGGAPEGVIAAVALKCLGGDFQGRLLPANAEEVTRCHQMGITHPTAKLSIDDLVKTDNCFFVGTGITNGPLLKGVERLSDGRIVSHSFIATKNDAQFIETRH; from the coding sequence ATAGTGGAGTGTAAAACATCAGATATTCAGGCATTATCAAGGGAGTTTGTCACTGTTGCGCAAAAAGCTGCGACTGCTGTGTATCCTTGGATTGGCAGAGGAAATAAAGAGATGGCAGACGGAGCGGCAACAAAAGCAATGAGAGCGCATATGAATCACCTAACTATGGATGCACGAATCGTAATCGGTGAAGGAGAAATGGATGAAGCGCCGATGTTATATATAGGGGAGAAGCTTGGAACTGGAGACGGGGCTCCTGTTGATATTGCAGTCGATCCAGTGGAGGGAACGAACCTAGTTGCTAAAGGAATGGATCATTCATTAGCTGTGATTGCAGTTGCTGAGCGTGGGACTCTTCTGCATGCACCAGATATGTATATGGAAAAAATTGCTGTAGGTCCAAAGGCAAAAGGATGTATTGATTTAAACCTACCGTTATCTGAAAATATGAAAGCAGTCGCCCAAGCACTTGGAAAAGACGTTTCTGAATTGACAGTGATGATTCAAGATAGACCGCGACACAATCATTTATTCAAGCAAGTCTTTGCTGCCGGCGCAAAGGTGCAAATGTTTTCGGATGTCGACATTACGGGCGCCATCGCAACGGCAATTGATGAGCTGGACATTGATATGCTAGTTGGAACAGGAGGAGCCCCTGAAGGTGTCATTGCAGCTGTTGCCTTGAAATGTTTAGGGGGAGATTTTCAAGGTCGTCTACTCCCCGCAAATGCTGAAGAAGTAACGCGTTGTCATCAAATGGGAATTACTCATCCAACTGCAAAGTTATCGATAGATGATCTGGTCAAAACAGACAATTGCTTCTTTGTTGGAACTGGTATTACGAACGGTCCACTTTTAAAAGGCGTTGAAAGGCTTAGCGATGGACGAATCGTGTCTCATTCTTTTATTGCGACAAAGAATGA